A part of Pseudoalteromonas arctica A 37-1-2 genomic DNA contains:
- a CDS encoding penicillin-binding protein 1A → MILLKRTLQFFIICVLIGLITLVSLYYYVKPDIPSVQVLKDVQLQTPMQVFTKDGLLINQFGEKRRIPVTIDEIPQTLINAFLATEDNRFYDHIGIDPIGIVRSALVLISTGEKKQGASTITMQLARNFFLTREKAYIRKVKEIFIALHIEDVLTKDEILELYLNKIELGNRAFGIGAAAQVYYGKELKDLTLAQMAMIAGLPKAPSALNPIRNPTRAKARRNVVLGRLLTEDYITQEQYNEATSQPITAYFHGAEINLYAPYISEMVRAEMVSRYGVDKAYNSGFKIFTSVESKVQKAAQNALVNNLHSYDMRHGFRGPTDVLWNPETQPALTEQQILNKLQSVNELGTLKVAAVLSVNNKTATVLLKNGEQTTLSWDSLKWARKYITRYRQSFAPKAATDILTPGMQIWVRQNEDNSYLLSQIPEASSAIVSLDPQDGRIKAIVGGYSFEQSQYNRAIQAKRQVGSNIKPFIYSAALEKGYTLASILNDAPINQWDKSQGVAWRPKNSPAVYNGPIRIRRALAQSKNVISVRLLRGVGLQRTADHLLKFGFKDADINRSESLALGSASITPLELARGMSTFANGGHLIEPYFISEIQDAYGNVLFKANPALACDEEPLPINNALSMHNSDDEMEQTKKCAPRIISKQNAFLIADAMNSAIWGGGSWAHKTGWSGTAWRAQALDRRDISGKTGTTNDSVDTWFSGFNSNVMTSVWVGFDNPGNALGRSTYNNNLDSSQISGAESGAKTAQPAWVEFMKAALEGKPEAPIEPPEGLVSIRIDLATGLLSHKNDYTSRFEYFEKGTAPTKYVLSQPNDIFEEDTKTEEELF, encoded by the coding sequence GTGATTTTATTAAAACGAACTTTACAATTTTTTATCATTTGTGTGTTAATTGGTCTGATCACTTTGGTCAGTCTTTATTACTACGTTAAACCTGATATCCCCAGTGTGCAAGTTTTAAAAGACGTGCAATTACAAACTCCTATGCAAGTCTTCACTAAAGATGGGCTTTTAATCAATCAATTTGGTGAAAAACGCCGTATTCCTGTGACTATTGATGAGATCCCTCAAACGTTAATTAATGCGTTCTTAGCTACGGAAGATAATCGTTTTTACGACCACATAGGCATAGACCCTATAGGTATTGTACGCTCAGCCCTTGTTCTCATATCTACCGGCGAGAAAAAACAAGGCGCAAGTACTATTACTATGCAGCTTGCTCGTAATTTCTTTTTGACACGCGAAAAAGCCTATATTCGTAAAGTTAAAGAAATATTTATAGCACTGCATATCGAAGATGTATTAACAAAAGACGAAATTTTAGAGCTTTACCTTAATAAAATAGAATTAGGTAATCGTGCTTTCGGTATTGGTGCAGCAGCGCAAGTTTATTACGGTAAAGAGCTAAAAGATTTAACACTTGCACAAATGGCGATGATTGCAGGTTTACCTAAAGCACCTTCAGCTTTAAACCCAATTCGTAACCCAACGCGTGCAAAAGCACGCCGAAATGTAGTTTTAGGCCGTTTACTGACCGAAGACTATATAACACAAGAGCAATATAACGAAGCAACTAGCCAACCTATTACAGCTTATTTTCACGGTGCAGAAATAAACTTATACGCACCGTATATCTCTGAAATGGTGCGCGCTGAAATGGTTTCGCGCTATGGGGTAGATAAAGCCTACAACTCTGGTTTTAAAATTTTTACCTCAGTAGAGTCAAAGGTTCAAAAAGCAGCGCAAAACGCACTTGTAAATAACTTACACAGTTACGATATGCGTCATGGTTTTAGAGGTCCAACTGATGTTTTATGGAATCCTGAAACACAACCAGCTTTAACTGAGCAACAAATACTCAATAAATTACAGAGCGTAAATGAGTTAGGCACTTTAAAAGTTGCAGCAGTACTCAGTGTTAATAATAAAACAGCTACAGTACTACTTAAAAATGGTGAGCAAACAACTCTCAGTTGGGATAGTTTAAAATGGGCGCGTAAGTATATTACTCGCTACCGCCAAAGCTTTGCTCCAAAAGCAGCTACTGATATTTTAACGCCAGGTATGCAAATATGGGTACGTCAAAACGAAGATAACAGCTACTTATTAAGCCAAATACCAGAAGCATCAAGCGCTATTGTATCCCTCGATCCACAAGACGGTAGAATAAAAGCTATTGTAGGGGGTTACAGCTTTGAGCAAAGTCAATACAACCGAGCGATACAAGCTAAGCGTCAAGTGGGTTCTAATATAAAACCTTTTATATATTCGGCAGCACTTGAAAAAGGTTACACGCTTGCGTCTATATTAAATGATGCACCTATAAACCAATGGGATAAGAGCCAAGGCGTAGCATGGCGTCCTAAAAACAGCCCTGCTGTTTACAACGGTCCTATTCGAATTCGCCGTGCTTTAGCACAGTCTAAAAACGTTATTTCGGTGCGCTTACTACGTGGTGTTGGATTGCAACGTACAGCTGATCACTTACTAAAATTTGGTTTTAAAGACGCTGACATTAATCGCAGTGAATCATTAGCACTTGGTAGTGCTTCCATTACTCCTCTTGAACTTGCAAGAGGCATGAGTACATTTGCCAATGGCGGTCATTTAATTGAACCTTACTTTATCTCAGAAATTCAAGACGCTTACGGCAATGTATTGTTTAAAGCAAACCCTGCTCTTGCCTGTGACGAAGAGCCTTTGCCAATAAATAATGCACTCTCAATGCATAATAGTGATGATGAAATGGAGCAAACGAAAAAATGTGCGCCGAGAATTATTTCTAAGCAAAATGCATTTTTAATTGCTGATGCTATGAATAGTGCAATTTGGGGGGGTGGTAGCTGGGCTCATAAAACAGGTTGGAGTGGAACCGCTTGGCGAGCACAAGCGCTAGATCGTCGCGACATTTCAGGTAAAACAGGCACAACTAATGACTCAGTAGATACCTGGTTTAGCGGTTTTAATAGTAATGTGATGACCTCAGTTTGGGTTGGCTTTGATAATCCGGGCAACGCTCTTGGTCGCTCTACATATAATAACAACCTAGATAGCAGCCAAATATCAGGTGCGGAATCTGGCGCTAAAACCGCGCAGCCAGCTTGGGTTGAATTTATGAAAGCGGCACTTGAAGGCAAGCCTGAAGCCCCAATTGAGCCGCCTGAGGGACTTGTTTCTATTCGTATTGATTTAGCTACCGGCTTACTTAGCCATAAAAATGATTACACGAGTCGATTTGAATATTTTGAAAAAGGTACTGCACCTACAAAGTATGTGCTATCTCAGCCTAACGATATATTTGAAGAAGACACTAAAACAGAAGAAGAGCTATTTTAA
- a CDS encoding pilus assembly protein PilM, producing the protein MLSQLFQKPSPMMVGIDIGSHSIKAVLLREIETGFRLEALAIEPMPKGAMSERTIQDIEAIGNVISKLRRKLPKSLKSAAVAVSGQTVITKVIFMDVSLTDAELESQIEIEADSLIPYPLDEVSLDFEKLSTNEADPSKMNVLLSAARTESVEARVGALEAANLEAKIVDVESYALSRAMDVYYQQLPSDAFNKCVAVVDIGAVLMLVSVVQAGETIYTRDQVFGGDQYTNSIVAYYNKGFDEAEIGKTSGDLPPNYTFEVLAPFQTSLLQQVRRAVQMFLTTSGKEQIDYIVLTGGTSMIKGIDRLLIEELGIHSVVAEPFESMEISPKVDRNVMQRHKTQFAIATGLALRSFSTCHI; encoded by the coding sequence ATGCTAAGTCAACTATTTCAAAAACCGTCCCCGATGATGGTAGGAATTGATATTGGATCGCACTCTATTAAGGCTGTGCTTTTACGTGAAATTGAAACAGGATTTCGACTCGAAGCACTTGCAATTGAGCCAATGCCAAAAGGCGCCATGAGTGAGCGCACAATTCAAGATATTGAAGCAATTGGTAATGTAATTTCAAAATTAAGAAGAAAATTACCAAAATCGTTAAAATCTGCTGCGGTGGCTGTTTCTGGTCAAACAGTTATTACTAAAGTGATCTTCATGGATGTATCGTTAACTGATGCTGAACTTGAATCACAAATTGAAATTGAAGCTGATAGTTTAATCCCATATCCTCTTGATGAAGTGAGCCTCGACTTTGAGAAGCTTTCGACGAATGAGGCCGATCCTAGTAAAATGAATGTTTTGCTTTCAGCTGCTCGTACTGAGAGTGTAGAAGCGCGTGTTGGCGCTTTAGAAGCTGCAAATTTAGAAGCTAAAATAGTCGATGTAGAAAGCTATGCATTAAGTCGTGCAATGGATGTTTACTATCAACAATTACCTAGCGATGCGTTTAATAAATGTGTAGCGGTGGTTGATATTGGTGCAGTTTTAATGCTTGTAAGCGTAGTACAAGCAGGGGAAACAATCTATACCCGTGACCAGGTTTTTGGCGGCGATCAATATACAAATAGTATTGTCGCTTATTATAATAAAGGCTTTGATGAAGCCGAAATTGGTAAAACATCAGGTGATTTACCACCAAACTATACCTTTGAAGTATTGGCCCCTTTTCAAACCTCGTTACTTCAACAGGTGCGACGTGCAGTGCAAATGTTTTTAACAACCAGTGGTAAAGAACAAATTGACTATATTGTCTTAACGGGTGGGACATCGATGATAAAAGGTATTGACCGATTGCTCATCGAAGAACTCGGTATTCACTCTGTCGTTGCTGAGCCTTTTGAGAGTATGGAAATTTCCCCTAAAGTAGATCGTAATGTGATGCAGCGTCACAAAACTCAGTTTGCAATTGCGACTGGGTTGGCATTAAGGAGTTTTTCAACATGCCATATATAA
- a CDS encoding PilN domain-containing protein: MPYINLLPWRELQREESKKKFVTILVGVVIICFASMYLLSSFYSALKDGQNLKNNYLSSEISMLDKKISEIRSLDKRKENLQQRMRLIEELQSSRNLGTQIMDEVAKIVPGGVYLTKLERRGSQIHVLGRSESNNRLSTMLRQVQSSYLLENPSMQGIVAGDQSSRLLSDFNMEFYVKPFDKIGEVSDEP; this comes from the coding sequence ATGCCATATATAAATCTACTGCCTTGGCGCGAATTACAACGCGAAGAATCGAAAAAGAAATTTGTAACTATACTTGTTGGTGTCGTTATAATTTGTTTTGCGAGTATGTACTTATTAAGCTCTTTTTATAGTGCATTAAAAGACGGTCAAAACTTAAAGAATAACTATTTAAGCTCAGAAATTAGCATGCTAGATAAAAAAATAAGTGAAATAAGAAGCTTAGATAAAAGAAAAGAAAACTTACAACAGCGTATGAGACTCATTGAAGAATTACAAAGCAGCCGTAATTTGGGTACACAAATAATGGATGAAGTTGCCAAAATAGTGCCCGGTGGCGTTTATTTAACAAAACTCGAGCGCAGAGGCAGCCAAATACATGTATTGGGACGCAGTGAATCTAATAATCGTTTATCAACTATGCTGCGCCAAGTACAAAGCTCATATTTACTAGAGAATCCTTCAATGCAAGGTATTGTTGCAGGCGATCAATCTTCGCGTTTACTTAGTGATTTTAATATGGAATTTTATGTAAAACCATTTGATAAAATTGGTGAGGTTAGCGATGAGCCTTGA